A genome region from Dolichospermum compactum NIES-806 includes the following:
- a CDS encoding HAD family hydrolase — MLRLITDFDGPIMDVSERYYRVYQLCLEKTRYPEQTITELSKSEFWQLKRSHTPELQIALKSGLDAQQGQEFSQIRKQTVHTLPYFQYDVLVPTALAALSQIQAAGVDLAVMTMRRVRELDYAFNQHNLSQFFPENRRYCLSNDYVKTRDVEDKPLLMAKALAGLPPAADTWMVGDTEADITAAKKHNIKIIAVESGIRDRLQLESYQPNLIMPDLKTAVNFILNQ, encoded by the coding sequence ATGCTGAGATTAATTACCGACTTTGACGGGCCAATCATGGATGTTTCGGAACGCTATTACCGTGTTTATCAATTGTGTTTAGAAAAAACCCGATATCCTGAACAAACAATTACAGAACTGTCTAAATCCGAATTTTGGCAACTCAAGCGATCGCACACTCCCGAACTCCAAATTGCCCTAAAATCAGGTTTAGATGCCCAACAAGGGCAAGAATTTTCCCAAATCCGTAAACAAACAGTCCACACCCTCCCTTATTTCCAGTATGATGTCCTTGTCCCCACAGCATTAGCCGCACTCAGTCAAATTCAAGCCGCCGGTGTTGATTTAGCAGTAATGACAATGCGGAGAGTGAGAGAGTTGGATTATGCCTTTAATCAACATAATTTAAGCCAGTTTTTCCCAGAAAATCGCCGTTATTGCCTGAGTAACGACTATGTAAAAACCCGTGATGTCGAAGATAAACCATTGTTAATGGCTAAAGCCTTAGCTGGACTCCCCCCCGCTGCTGATACTTGGATGGTGGGAGACACAGAAGCCGACATTACCGCCGCCAAAAAACATAATATTAAAATTATCGCTGTTGAATCTGGTATCCGCGATCGCTTACAACTAGAATCTTATCAACCTAATCTGATTATGCCAGACTTAAAAACCGCTGTAAATTTCATCCTCAACCAGTAA
- the sbcC gene encoding exonuclease subunit SbcC, with protein MIPVQLIIKNFLSYRDASLDFSGLHTACICGSNGAGKSSLLEAITWAIWGESRANVEDDVIHSGAKEVRIDFTFQSGQQTYRVIRNRVRGGTSILEFQIETPTGFRPLTGKGLKATQDVILEHIKLDYETFINSAYLRQGKADEFMLKRPAERKEILAELLKLNQYDELEERAKDKAKLYRIQGEELENSLANIKIQLQQREITEIQRIELEKQLSNLQQVQAFENIQLQSLQVIQHQRQSWEQQLNFVRQRYDNLSQDSDRLQQEQIAVKYQLADLEKIINQQTDIQAGYTQYQNLQSQEEIFAAKFEQHTRATNLKQQKQQQLYKQTQDLERQLQQAQAQLSALEQQEQEITQTLSKSGDIETAILQLNTARQHLTNLDQLQMQVTPLLQQRARLQTQLDRTHASLVARLEQMQVTEKQLQNQHHRQPQLQQAVIEIGTQIEELEKKRVYLQRVQEKGQERRHFIERLQAHQRDYERLLGELEQKLQMLQNPDASCPLCERPLDEHHWSKVIEKTQLEYEDTQGQFWVVREQLAVSDREIQVLRQEYREISQKLSGYDSLREQRGQLAAQLEATSDVQQQLLQIIAQKEHLERSLESGDYAPEKQIEIQQLDQSLQQLNYSEQDHALARSEVDKLRWAEIKQGQIKDALKRQAQLTAKKPELTGNITQLQWQLQQGQTDSDCAKEIANLEQQIAEIAYSSEQHNYLRQGVRQGQVWQLRHQQLLSVQAQYPQLLNKSQHLEDSLQRILKEREILTQEVDNIVKQLFDSANPTAQINNLEQQLANRRQELDNKISQLGQLKQMSLQLATLQNQYEQGIQQLQNCKQQQRVYQELAQAFGKNGIQALMIENILPQLEAEANQLLSRLSANQFHVQFITQKAGRSGKSSKKNAKLIDTLDILIADARGTRSYETYSGGEAFRINFAIRLALAKLLAQRAGASLQLLVVDEGFGTQDGEGCDRLIAAINAISADFACILTVTHMPHLKEAFQARIEVSKNQQGSQLQLLM; from the coding sequence ATGATCCCAGTCCAACTTATCATTAAAAACTTTCTCAGTTACCGTGACGCAAGTTTAGATTTTAGCGGCTTGCATACGGCGTGTATTTGTGGTTCTAATGGTGCGGGAAAATCTTCCCTTCTAGAAGCTATCACTTGGGCAATTTGGGGTGAAAGCCGTGCTAATGTTGAGGATGATGTGATTCATTCTGGTGCGAAAGAGGTCCGAATTGATTTCACTTTCCAAAGTGGTCAGCAAACTTATCGGGTAATTCGCAACCGGGTTAGGGGTGGAACTAGTATTTTAGAATTTCAAATTGAAACTCCTACTGGGTTTCGTCCTTTGACGGGTAAGGGATTAAAAGCCACTCAGGATGTCATTCTTGAACATATTAAGCTAGACTATGAGACTTTTATCAATTCTGCTTATTTGCGTCAGGGAAAAGCCGATGAATTTATGCTCAAACGTCCTGCTGAACGCAAGGAAATTTTAGCAGAGTTATTGAAACTAAATCAGTATGATGAGTTGGAAGAACGAGCCAAGGATAAAGCTAAACTTTATAGAATCCAAGGAGAAGAGTTAGAAAATTCTTTAGCAAATATCAAAATTCAACTCCAACAACGGGAAATAACGGAAATTCAACGCATTGAGTTAGAAAAACAACTAAGTAATTTACAACAGGTGCAAGCTTTTGAAAATATTCAATTACAAAGTTTACAGGTTATCCAACATCAAAGACAAAGTTGGGAACAGCAATTAAATTTTGTGCGGCAACGATATGATAATCTGAGCCAAGATAGCGATCGCTTACAACAAGAACAAATAGCCGTAAAATACCAATTAGCAGATTTAGAAAAGATTATCAATCAACAAACTGACATTCAAGCCGGTTATACTCAATATCAAAATCTGCAATCTCAAGAAGAAATCTTTGCTGCTAAATTTGAACAACATACCCGCGCTACCAATTTAAAACAACAAAAACAACAACAACTATATAAACAAACTCAAGATTTAGAACGTCAATTACAACAAGCCCAAGCTCAATTATCAGCTTTAGAACAGCAAGAACAAGAAATTACTCAAACCCTGAGTAAATCTGGGGATATTGAAACAGCTATATTACAATTAAATACCGCCCGTCAGCATTTGACTAACTTAGATCAATTACAAATGCAGGTAACACCATTATTACAACAAAGAGCCAGGTTACAAACTCAATTAGATCGCACTCATGCCAGTTTAGTCGCGCGATTAGAGCAAATGCAAGTCACAGAAAAACAATTACAAAATCAACATCACCGACAACCCCAATTACAACAAGCAGTAATAGAGATAGGAACGCAAATTGAAGAATTAGAAAAAAAGCGCGTTTATCTCCAAAGAGTCCAAGAAAAAGGACAGGAAAGACGACATTTTATTGAACGTTTGCAAGCCCATCAACGAGATTATGAAAGGTTGTTAGGAGAACTAGAACAAAAATTGCAAATGTTACAAAATCCCGATGCTAGTTGCCCTTTGTGTGAACGTCCTTTAGATGAACATCATTGGAGTAAAGTTATCGAAAAAACCCAATTAGAATATGAAGATACTCAAGGACAATTTTGGGTAGTGCGGGAACAACTTGCAGTTTCAGATCGAGAAATTCAGGTACTTCGACAGGAATATCGAGAAATATCTCAAAAATTATCAGGTTATGATTCATTGCGAGAACAACGGGGACAATTAGCCGCACAGTTAGAAGCTACAAGTGATGTCCAACAACAGTTACTACAAATTATTGCCCAAAAAGAACATTTAGAACGTTCTTTAGAAAGTGGTGATTATGCCCCCGAAAAACAAATAGAAATTCAGCAATTAGATCAATCTCTTCAACAACTTAATTATAGTGAACAAGACCACGCCCTTGCCCGCAGTGAGGTGGATAAATTACGGTGGGCAGAAATTAAACAAGGACAAATTAAGGATGCCTTAAAACGCCAAGCACAACTAACAGCTAAAAAGCCAGAATTAACAGGGAATATTACTCAATTACAATGGCAACTGCAACAGGGACAAACTGATTCTGATTGTGCCAAAGAAATTGCTAATTTAGAACAGCAAATTGCGGAAATTGCCTATAGTTCTGAACAGCATAATTATTTGCGTCAAGGTGTGCGACAAGGGCAAGTTTGGCAATTACGTCATCAACAATTATTATCAGTACAAGCACAATATCCGCAATTACTTAATAAAAGTCAACATTTAGAAGATTCATTGCAAAGAATCCTGAAAGAAAGAGAAATATTAACTCAAGAAGTTGATAATATTGTTAAACAATTATTTGATAGTGCCAACCCCACAGCCCAAATTAATAATTTAGAACAACAATTAGCAAACCGCAGACAGGAACTAGATAATAAAATATCTCAGTTAGGGCAATTAAAACAAATGTCCCTGCAATTGGCAACTTTACAAAATCAGTATGAACAAGGAATACAACAATTACAAAATTGTAAACAACAACAGCGTGTGTATCAAGAATTAGCCCAAGCTTTCGGCAAAAATGGGATTCAAGCTTTAATGATTGAAAATATTTTACCTCAACTGGAAGCAGAAGCCAATCAACTACTTTCTCGATTGAGTGCGAATCAATTTCACGTCCAATTTATTACCCAAAAAGCCGGACGCAGTGGCAAATCCAGTAAGAAAAATGCCAAATTAATAGATACATTAGATATCTTAATTGCTGATGCTAGGGGAACGAGATCCTATGAAACTTATTCAGGAGGAGAAGCTTTTAGAATTAACTTTGCCATTCGTTTAGCGTTGGCAAAATTATTGGCACAAAGAGCAGGGGCATCATTACAATTATTAGTAGTAGATGAAGGTTTTGGGACTCAAGATGGGGAAGGATGCGATCGCCTAATTGCCGCCATTAACGCCATATCCGCCGATTTTGCCTGTATTCTTACTGTCACCCATATGCCTCACCTCAAAGAAGCCTTCCAAGCCAGAATAGAAGTGAGTAAAAACCAGCAAGGTTCACAGTTACAATTATTGATGTAA
- the ndk gene encoding nucleoside-diphosphate kinase encodes MERTFLAIKPDGVQRGLVGEIIRRFETKGFTLVGLKFMKVSKELAEKHYDVHRERPFFPGLVEFIISSPVVAMVWEGEGVVAAARKIIGATNPLTAEPGTIRGDFGVNVGRNLIHGSDAQETAQTEIALWFKEEELVAWQPHSAPWLSE; translated from the coding sequence TTGGAACGCACATTTTTAGCAATTAAGCCTGATGGTGTCCAGCGCGGACTAGTGGGTGAAATTATCCGCCGATTTGAAACCAAAGGCTTTACCCTGGTGGGGTTAAAGTTTATGAAAGTCAGTAAGGAATTGGCGGAAAAACATTATGATGTTCACCGTGAAAGACCTTTTTTCCCTGGTTTAGTCGAATTTATCATTTCCAGCCCAGTGGTAGCAATGGTTTGGGAAGGTGAGGGCGTTGTAGCAGCAGCTAGAAAAATTATTGGCGCAACCAACCCTTTAACAGCAGAACCAGGCACAATTCGCGGCGATTTTGGCGTTAATGTCGGTCGTAACCTCATTCATGGTTCTGATGCTCAAGAAACCGCTCAAACAGAAATTGCGCTGTGGTTTAAGGAAGAGGAATTAGTTGCTTGGCAACCTCATTCTGCACCTTGGTTAAGTGAGTAG
- the crtH gene encoding carotenoid isomerase, giving the protein MNSELFDVIIIGSGIGGLVTATQLAAKGAKVIVFESYLIPGGSAGYFQSQGYTFDVGASMIFGMGNKGTTNLLTRALDAVNVNLETIPDSVQIHYHLPDGLDLKIDRDYEKFLQDIIAYFPHEAKGIRRFYDECQKVFNCLNNIELLSLEEPKYLLRVFLKNPLACLGLAKYLPLNVGEVARKYIQDPQLLKFIDIECYCWSVVPADMTPMINAGMVFSDRHYGGVNYPKGGVGKIAEKLVTGLAQFGGEIQYQARVTKIITKQGKAVGVQLANGQVYYGKKIVSNATRWDTFTKLLPAEKMPVKEKNWQQRYIKSPSFLSLHIGVKASVLPVGTECHHILLTDWQEMTTATGTIFVSIPTLLDLDLAPPGYHIIHAFTPDSISNWQGLCESEYTAKKEIAAGQIIDRLATIFPALDAGLDYLEIGTPRTHRRFLQRIDGTYGPIPKRKLWGLLGMPFNRTVIPNLYCVGDSTFPGQGLNAVAFSGFACAHRIGVDLQLRK; this is encoded by the coding sequence ATGAATTCCGAATTATTTGATGTCATTATTATTGGTTCTGGTATTGGTGGTTTAGTGACAGCCACCCAATTAGCAGCCAAAGGTGCAAAAGTTATAGTTTTTGAAAGTTATCTCATTCCTGGTGGTAGTGCCGGTTATTTTCAAAGCCAAGGATATACATTTGATGTTGGTGCATCAATGATTTTTGGTATGGGAAATAAAGGAACAACCAACTTACTCACCCGTGCCTTAGATGCAGTCAATGTTAATCTGGAAACCATTCCCGATTCTGTCCAGATTCACTATCATTTACCTGATGGTTTGGACTTAAAAATTGATAGAGATTATGAAAAATTTCTCCAAGATATAATTGCTTATTTTCCCCACGAAGCCAAGGGAATCAGAAGATTTTATGATGAATGTCAAAAGGTTTTTAATTGCCTGAATAATATTGAATTATTATCATTAGAAGAACCTAAATATCTTCTCCGAGTATTTCTCAAAAATCCATTAGCTTGTCTAGGTTTAGCCAAATATTTACCCTTAAATGTAGGAGAAGTAGCAAGAAAGTATATTCAAGATCCTCAGCTATTAAAGTTTATTGATATCGAGTGTTATTGCTGGTCAGTAGTTCCGGCGGACATGACACCAATGATTAATGCTGGCATGGTTTTTTCTGATAGACATTATGGGGGAGTTAATTATCCCAAAGGTGGAGTTGGGAAAATTGCCGAAAAATTGGTGACAGGTTTAGCACAATTTGGGGGTGAAATTCAATACCAAGCACGAGTCACAAAAATCATCACCAAACAGGGAAAAGCTGTAGGTGTACAATTAGCAAATGGTCAAGTTTATTATGGTAAAAAAATAGTATCTAATGCCACACGCTGGGACACCTTTACAAAACTACTACCAGCCGAAAAAATGCCAGTTAAAGAAAAAAATTGGCAACAACGATATATAAAATCACCTAGTTTTCTAAGCTTGCATATAGGGGTAAAAGCATCAGTTTTACCTGTAGGAACAGAATGTCATCATATTTTATTAACAGATTGGCAGGAAATGACCACAGCAACAGGAACAATTTTTGTTTCTATTCCTACCCTACTTGACCTGGATTTAGCACCACCAGGATATCATATTATTCATGCCTTTACACCTGACTCGATTAGTAATTGGCAAGGACTTTGCGAAAGCGAGTATACGGCTAAAAAAGAAATAGCAGCGGGGCAAATTATTGACAGATTAGCAACAATTTTTCCTGCCCTAGATGCTGGGTTAGATTATTTAGAAATCGGGACTCCACGTACTCACAGACGCTTTTTACAACGGATAGACGGCACTTATGGACCAATACCTAAACGTAAGTTGTGGGGGTTATTGGGAATGCCTTTCAATCGCACTGTGATTCCTAATTTGTATTGTGTAGGAGATAGTACATTCCCCGGACAAGGTTTGAATGCAGTAGCTTTTTCTGGGTTTGCTTGCGCTCATCGGATTGGAGTAGATTTACAACTGAGAAAATAG
- the speA gene encoding biosynthetic arginine decarboxylase, which translates to MGVESTADEIVKMPSNGHKAELKRQKQKQLLVPSTSTGDLSVPWKIENSEDLYRIEGWGQPYFSINAAGHVTVSPKGERGGSLDLFELVNALKQRNLGLPMLIRFSDILEDRIERLNACFAKAIARYNYPGVYRGVFPVKCNQQRHLIEDLVRFGKPHQFGLEAGSKPELMIALALLDTPGALLICNGYKDQEYIETAMLAQRLGQTPVIVLEQIEEVDLAIAASRQLGIKPILGVRAKLSTQGMGRWGTSTGDRAKFGLTIPEIMEAVEKLGAANLLGSLQLLHFHIGSQISAINVIKDAIQEASRIYVELAMLGADMKYLDVGGGLGVDYDGSQTNFYTSKNYNMQNYANDIVAELKDTCDEKHIPVPTLVSESGRAISSHQSVLIFDVLSTSDVPLDPPSPHQEGESPIIKYLWETYQSINKENYQEFYHDAAQFKEEAISRFNLGILRLNERAKAERLYWACCQKVLTLIRQEEYVPDELEDLEKIMASIYYINLSVFQSAPDCWAIDQLFPIMPIHRLDEEPTRRGILADLTCDSDGKIDRFIDLRDVKSVLELHKFEPGKPYYLGMFLNGAYQEIMGNLHNLFGDTNAVHINLTPKGYQIEHVVKGDTMSEVLSYVQYDSEDMIENIRQRCERALEEQHITIAESQRLLQTYEQSLQRYTYLNSY; encoded by the coding sequence ATGGGTGTCGAGTCAACCGCTGATGAGATTGTGAAAATGCCATCTAATGGACATAAAGCCGAACTAAAACGCCAAAAACAGAAGCAACTTTTAGTACCTAGTACAAGTACAGGAGATTTATCTGTGCCTTGGAAAATTGAGAATAGTGAAGACCTTTACCGTATTGAAGGTTGGGGACAGCCTTATTTTTCGATTAATGCGGCTGGTCATGTCACTGTTTCTCCCAAGGGTGAACGAGGCGGATCATTGGACTTATTCGAGTTGGTAAATGCTTTAAAGCAGCGTAATTTGGGTCTACCGATGTTAATCCGGTTTTCTGATATTTTGGAAGACCGAATTGAGCGATTGAACGCTTGTTTTGCGAAGGCGATCGCTCGCTATAACTATCCTGGGGTGTATCGGGGCGTATTTCCCGTTAAGTGTAATCAACAACGCCACCTGATCGAAGATTTAGTTCGGTTTGGTAAACCTCATCAATTTGGTTTAGAAGCGGGTTCTAAGCCAGAATTAATGATTGCTCTGGCTTTGTTGGATACACCAGGAGCATTGTTAATTTGCAACGGCTACAAAGACCAGGAATACATCGAAACAGCGATGTTAGCCCAAAGACTAGGACAAACACCAGTTATCGTCCTAGAGCAAATTGAAGAGGTAGATTTAGCCATTGCGGCTAGTCGTCAATTAGGCATTAAGCCCATCTTGGGAGTAAGAGCGAAATTAAGTACCCAAGGGATGGGGCGTTGGGGAACTTCCACAGGCGATCGCGCTAAATTTGGGTTAACAATTCCTGAAATTATGGAAGCTGTGGAAAAATTGGGTGCAGCCAACTTACTCGGTTCTTTGCAATTATTACACTTTCATATCGGTTCTCAAATATCCGCGATCAATGTCATTAAAGATGCCATCCAAGAAGCCAGCCGCATTTATGTAGAGTTGGCAATGCTAGGGGCAGATATGAAGTATTTAGACGTTGGTGGTGGCTTGGGTGTAGATTACGACGGCTCTCAAACCAACTTCTACACCTCGAAAAACTACAATATGCAAAACTATGCTAATGACATCGTGGCAGAGTTAAAAGACACCTGTGATGAAAAGCATATTCCCGTACCAACGCTAGTTAGTGAAAGTGGTCGGGCGATTTCTTCCCACCAGTCGGTTTTAATCTTTGATGTTCTCAGCACCAGCGATGTCCCCCTTGATCCCCCTTCTCCTCACCAAGAGGGAGAATCCCCAATCATTAAATATCTCTGGGAAACTTACCAATCCATCAACAAAGAAAACTACCAAGAGTTCTATCACGATGCTGCTCAATTCAAGGAGGAAGCTATCAGTCGTTTCAACTTAGGTATTTTGCGTCTCAACGAACGCGCTAAAGCCGAGCGTCTTTACTGGGCTTGTTGTCAAAAAGTTTTAACTCTCATCCGTCAGGAAGAATACGTACCTGATGAGTTGGAAGACCTAGAAAAAATCATGGCTTCCATTTACTACATCAATCTCTCTGTGTTTCAATCAGCACCAGATTGTTGGGCAATTGATCAACTATTTCCCATTATGCCCATACATCGCCTTGATGAAGAACCAACTCGCAGAGGAATCTTAGCGGATTTAACCTGTGATAGTGATGGGAAAATAGACCGCTTTATAGATTTACGGGATGTCAAATCGGTTTTAGAACTGCACAAATTTGAGCCAGGAAAACCCTATTATCTAGGAATGTTCCTAAATGGAGCGTACCAGGAAATTATGGGGAATTTACATAACCTCTTCGGTGATACTAACGCTGTTCACATTAATTTAACCCCCAAGGGTTATCAAATTGAACACGTTGTCAAGGGCGATACCATGAGTGAAGTTTTAAGCTATGTCCAGTATGATTCTGAAGACATGATAGAAAACATTCGCCAACGTTGTGAGCGAGCCTTAGAAGAACAGCATATCACTATAGCAGAGTCCCAACGACTACTACAAACTTACGAGCAAAGTTTACAACGGTATACTTACTTGAATAGTTATTAG
- a CDS encoding DUF2811 domain-containing protein, with the protein MNTTVPIFTEIPETLQESMNNYLETHPDWDQTRVLTAALSLFLLQNGESDRRAARVYLETLFHQ; encoded by the coding sequence ATGAACACCACAGTCCCTATCTTTACCGAAATTCCCGAAACATTACAGGAATCCATGAACAACTATCTAGAAACCCATCCTGATTGGGATCAAACTCGTGTCTTAACAGCGGCTTTATCGTTATTTTTGCTGCAAAATGGTGAGAGCGATCGCCGAGCGGCACGTGTTTACTTGGAAACCTTATTTCATCAATAA
- a CDS encoding TerC family protein gives MLDQIFDYLNFHFSVEASIVLLILVFLEAVLSADNAIALAAIAQGLEDKKLERQALNIGLVFAYVLRITLLLTATWVQKFWQFELLGAAYLLWLVFQHFSSQEDADNHHHGPRFKSLWQAIPVIAFTDLAFSLDSVTTAIAVSQEIWLVITGTTIGIVTLRFMAGLFIRWLDEYTNLEDAGYITVAFVGLRLLLKVINDDLVPPEWLVVTAIGIILAWGFSKRNVVELAPEEREKTEVSK, from the coding sequence ATGTTAGACCAAATATTTGATTACTTAAATTTTCATTTCAGTGTTGAAGCTTCTATAGTCCTCTTAATATTAGTGTTTTTAGAGGCGGTACTATCAGCTGATAATGCGATCGCTCTCGCTGCGATCGCCCAAGGACTAGAAGACAAGAAACTAGAACGTCAAGCCCTCAATATTGGGTTAGTCTTCGCTTATGTTCTTCGTATTACTCTACTGTTAACAGCTACCTGGGTACAGAAATTTTGGCAATTTGAACTATTGGGCGCTGCTTATCTGTTGTGGCTGGTCTTCCAGCACTTTAGTTCCCAAGAAGACGCAGACAATCACCATCACGGACCACGGTTTAAATCTCTGTGGCAAGCTATACCCGTGATTGCCTTTACAGATTTAGCCTTTTCCTTGGATAGTGTTACCACAGCGATCGCCGTTTCTCAGGAAATATGGTTAGTAATCACAGGTACAACCATTGGGATTGTCACCCTCCGATTTATGGCTGGATTATTTATCCGTTGGTTAGATGAATATACAAACTTAGAAGACGCAGGTTACATTACTGTAGCCTTCGTAGGTTTACGTCTCTTATTAAAAGTCATCAACGATGATTTAGTCCCACCAGAATGGCTCGTAGTGACCGCCATCGGTATCATCTTAGCCTGGGGCTTCTCTAAACGCAATGTTGTAGAATTAGCCCCAGAAGAACGGGAAAAAACGGAAGTGTCGAAGTAA
- a CDS encoding response regulator transcription factor yields MAVAKILVVDDDPAVRNLIQRFLLKQNYQVESAEDGKTGMSMFEKFNPDLVILDVNLPDVIGFNLCQEMQNRSGVFVLILTSRTDEGDKIRGFAKGADDYLTKPFGLGELEVRVAAILRRQRVVTNAEQQRLIFDKLTIDSMRREVMLNSESVPLTALEFDLLYFLASHPARVWRRSELIQEVWDYEYVGDQRVVDVHIGQIRKKIEIDPTQSTLIHTIRGVGYKFECATSA; encoded by the coding sequence ATGGCTGTTGCTAAGATTCTTGTAGTTGACGACGATCCTGCGGTGCGAAATTTAATCCAACGCTTTTTGCTCAAACAAAATTACCAAGTTGAGTCCGCCGAAGACGGGAAGACTGGTATGAGTATGTTTGAAAAATTTAATCCCGATTTAGTAATTTTAGATGTTAATCTGCCGGATGTAATTGGGTTTAACCTTTGTCAAGAAATGCAGAACCGTAGTGGCGTATTTGTACTAATCTTGACCAGTAGAACCGACGAAGGTGATAAAATTCGAGGTTTTGCTAAAGGTGCTGATGACTATCTGACTAAGCCATTTGGTTTGGGAGAGTTAGAGGTAAGAGTAGCAGCTATTTTAAGGCGGCAGCGAGTTGTGACTAATGCAGAACAGCAACGCTTAATTTTTGATAAATTAACAATTGATTCTATGCGACGGGAAGTAATGCTTAATAGCGAGTCTGTTCCCCTAACTGCGCTGGAATTTGACTTATTGTATTTTCTCGCTAGTCACCCAGCTAGAGTTTGGCGACGATCCGAACTCATTCAAGAAGTTTGGGACTATGAATATGTTGGGGATCAGCGGGTTGTGGATGTTCATATCGGTCAAATTCGTAAGAAAATTGAAATAGATCCGACTCAATCAACATTAATTCATACTATCCGTGGTGTAGGGTACAAATTTGAATGCGCTACTTCTGCCTAA
- a CDS encoding CPP1-like family protein gives MSDQSPYEKLGVSEDASFDEIQDVRNRLLEKHGGDGNVREAIEAAYDAILMERLRMRQEGKIKVPERIRFPEMRVPSSPQTSQSLGQQSPAWLQRSLDQPTLTDVLLPGALYLGLGATSLLYPGSGGQVLQLSLAVGVGVGIYFLNRKEGKFGRAVLFTLVSLIAGLIAGGLIAGLILPLPVINMTANQFSTLLTFILLWLVSSFLR, from the coding sequence ATGAGTGATCAAAGTCCCTACGAAAAACTTGGGGTATCGGAAGACGCAAGCTTCGATGAAATCCAGGATGTTCGGAATCGCCTGTTGGAAAAACATGGTGGTGATGGTAATGTCCGAGAAGCCATTGAAGCCGCTTATGATGCGATTTTAATGGAACGCCTGCGGATGCGCCAAGAAGGTAAGATTAAAGTGCCTGAGCGCATCCGATTTCCAGAAATGCGAGTTCCATCTTCTCCTCAAACAAGTCAATCTCTTGGTCAGCAGTCTCCTGCATGGCTACAGCGAAGTCTAGACCAGCCCACGTTAACTGATGTCCTGCTACCAGGTGCTTTGTATTTAGGTTTGGGTGCAACGAGTTTGTTGTATCCCGGTAGTGGTGGACAGGTTTTACAACTGTCTTTGGCAGTTGGGGTGGGTGTTGGTATTTACTTCCTGAATCGCAAGGAAGGAAAGTTTGGTAGAGCAGTTTTATTCACGCTGGTGAGTTTAATTGCTGGTTTAATTGCTGGTGGTCTGATTGCTGGCTTGATATTACCATTGCCAGTGATCAATATGACGGCGAATCAGTTTTCTACGCTGTTGACTTTTATCTTGCTGTGGTTAGTAAGTAGTTTTTTACGTTAA